In Fusobacterium perfoetens, a single genomic region encodes these proteins:
- the atpH gene encoding ATP synthase F1 subunit delta: MADNKVGRRYAEAIFSVGESNNNLQEIYEALNSLMEMYLKDKEFKNLIDHPLISLEEKKSFLDKIFVDESQEVKNILFYLLDKGRVSDIREIVAEYLKIYYAKNQILDVEATFAMELTEAQKAKLVANLEKSTKKKVNIKVNVDKSIIGGGILKIGDKIIDGTIKTQLSTLAKQN, from the coding sequence ATGGCAGACAATAAAGTCGGAAGAAGATATGCAGAAGCTATCTTTTCTGTAGGAGAATCTAATAATAATTTACAAGAGATATACGAAGCACTTAACAGTTTAATGGAAATGTATCTAAAAGATAAAGAGTTTAAAAATCTTATAGACCACCCATTAATCTCATTGGAAGAGAAAAAGAGCTTTTTAGATAAAATTTTTGTTGATGAATCTCAAGAGGTAAAAAACATATTATTTTATCTATTAGATAAGGGAAGAGTTTCTGATATAAGAGAGATTGTGGCAGAATATCTAAAAATATATTATGCAAAAAATCAAATTTTAGATGTAGAAGCTACTTTTGCTATGGAACTTACTGAAGCTCAAAAAGCTAAACTTGTAGCTAATTTGGAAAAGAGTACAAAGAAAAAAGTAAATATTAAAGTAAATGTAGATAAGTCAATAATAGGTGGAGGAATCCTAAAAATAGGAGATAAAATAATAGATGGAACTATTAAAACTCAACTATCAACATTGGCTAAACAAAATTAA
- the atpF gene encoding F0F1 ATP synthase subunit B — MAAQTMPAISIDINMFWQIINFFILVVVFNKFFKKPLAKILKERREQISGDLEEAKKDREIANSEIEKAKIILREAKDEAHEIITNAEKKADERREEIIKSATFQRDKMLKSAEIEVVKMKERARKEVKEEMQKLAIQLAEKIINEKLDSKKGSALVDNFIDEMGEL; from the coding sequence TTGGCAGCACAAACAATGCCCGCTATTTCAATTGATATCAATATGTTTTGGCAAATAATAAACTTCTTTATTTTAGTAGTTGTGTTTAATAAATTCTTTAAAAAACCATTAGCTAAAATCTTAAAAGAGAGAAGAGAACAAATATCAGGAGATTTAGAGGAAGCTAAAAAAGATAGAGAAATAGCTAATTCTGAAATAGAAAAGGCTAAAATAATATTAAGAGAAGCTAAAGATGAAGCTCATGAAATAATTACAAATGCTGAGAAAAAAGCAGATGAAAGAAGAGAAGAAATAATAAAAAGTGCTACATTCCAAAGAGATAAAATGCTTAAAAGTGCTGAAATAGAAGTTGTAAAAATGAAAGAAAGAGCAAGAAAAGAAGTAAAAGAAGAAATGCAAAAACTTGCTATCCAACTTGCTGAAAAAATCATAAACGAAAAATTAGATTCTAAAAAAGGAAGTGCTCTTGTAGATAACTTTATAGATGAAATGGGAGAACTATAA
- the atpE gene encoding ATP synthase F0 subunit C, producing the protein MDMLLAKTVVLAASAVGAGCAMIAGLGPGIGEGYAAGKAVEAVARQPEAKGDIISTMILGQAISESTGIYSLVVAMILLYANPFISMLAN; encoded by the coding sequence ATGGATATGTTATTAGCAAAAACAGTAGTTTTAGCAGCGTCAGCAGTAGGTGCAGGATGTGCAATGATAGCTGGATTAGGACCAGGGATTGGAGAAGGTTATGCAGCTGGTAAAGCAGTAGAAGCTGTAGCAAGACAACCAGAAGCTAAAGGAGATATAATTTCTACAATGATTTTAGGACAAGCGATATCTGAGTCAACAGGTATTTACTCTCTAGTTGTTGCAATGATATTACTATATGCAAATCCATTTATATCAATGTTAGCAAACTAA
- the atpB gene encoding F0F1 ATP synthase subunit A, with product MSVTFITPPLVEGPKIAFFIPLPEFLEKLPLGVAMGNGRVGLPVTMTVVGSWFCIFVLFLLFKMGTRNMKLVPESKLQILLESLYNFLDGIINQMIGKWKKKYFSFISCLCLFIFTGNILTFFPIPWLSKDATGMVLAPAFRAPTADLNTTVGLALLTTIVFVGTNISRIGVLGYFKGFTEPVPILLPLNIIGELAKPVNMSFRLFGNMFAGMVILGLLYKAVPAVIPAPLHLYFDLFSGAVQSFVFTMLALVHIQGALGDSEPNELVNN from the coding sequence ATGAGCGTAACATTTATTACTCCACCTCTAGTGGAAGGACCAAAGATAGCTTTTTTCATTCCACTTCCAGAGTTTCTTGAAAAATTACCTCTAGGGGTAGCAATGGGAAATGGAAGAGTGGGTTTACCTGTTACAATGACAGTAGTAGGAAGTTGGTTCTGTATATTTGTCCTATTCTTATTATTTAAGATGGGAACAAGAAATATGAAGCTAGTTCCAGAATCTAAATTACAAATCTTACTTGAGTCATTATATAATTTCTTAGACGGAATTATAAATCAGATGATAGGTAAATGGAAAAAGAAATACTTCAGTTTTATTTCTTGTTTGTGTCTGTTCATATTTACAGGAAATATTCTAACGTTTTTCCCAATACCTTGGCTTTCAAAAGATGCCACAGGAATGGTATTAGCTCCAGCTTTTAGAGCTCCAACAGCAGATTTGAATACTACAGTTGGATTAGCTTTATTGACAACAATAGTATTTGTTGGAACTAATATATCAAGGATAGGTGTGTTAGGATATTTTAAAGGTTTTACAGAACCAGTACCAATATTATTACCACTTAATATAATTGGAGAGTTAGCTAAACCAGTAAATATGTCTTTCAGATTGTTTGGAAATATGTTCGCAGGAATGGTTATATTAGGACTTTTATATAAAGCTGTTCCAGCAGTAATACCAGCACCACTTCATTTATATTTTGACTTATTCAGTGGAGCGGTACAAAGTTTTGTATTTACAATGCTAGCCCTTGTACATATACAAGGAGCATTAGGTGATTCTGAGCCTAATGAGTTGGTAAATAATTAA
- a CDS encoding ATP synthase subunit I yields the protein MEEVKKIIKNSTITSLVILIYGVLIRSREVYIGMFGGSLVSILCFYMIYIDVKTSIIKGANFKSGVLGYLKRYAIYLLVLAGASYFFDLAMMLGTAIGLLNVKFNILLVVLYKNLLKWKDKYLK from the coding sequence ATGGAAGAGGTAAAAAAAATTATAAAAAATTCAACTATCACTTCTTTAGTAATTCTTATTTATGGAGTTTTAATTAGAAGTAGAGAAGTATATATAGGAATGTTTGGGGGTTCTTTAGTTTCTATCCTTTGTTTTTATATGATATACATAGATGTAAAAACAAGTATAATCAAGGGAGCGAATTTTAAATCAGGAGTTTTGGGATATCTAAAAAGATATGCTATATATCTTTTGGTTTTAGCAGGAGCATCATATTTCTTTGACTTAGCAATGATGTTAGGTACTGCCATAGGTTTGTTAAATGTAAAATTTAATATATTACTAGTGGTTTTATATAAAAATCTTTTAAAATGGAAAGATAAGTACTTAAAATAA
- a CDS encoding AtpZ/AtpI family protein, with amino-acid sequence MLKFNKDFFKYFALLGTLGFTIMGNILVSLGIYKLIEKFLFKSQLLFIIFLFLGVASGFYNVYRMIMKK; translated from the coding sequence ATGTTAAAGTTTAATAAAGATTTTTTTAAATATTTTGCCTTATTGGGAACTTTAGGTTTTACAATAATGGGAAATATATTGGTATCTTTAGGAATTTATAAATTAATAGAAAAATTTTTGTTTAAAAGCCAGTTGCTATTCATAATTTTTTTATTTTTAGGGGTAGCAAGTGGGTTTTATAACGTTTATAGAATGATAATGAAAAAATAA
- a CDS encoding class I SAM-dependent DNA methyltransferase — translation MYKNFSKVYDKFMEICDYNEWVSLLESYIKDYNQSGNKILDLGCGTGETLVRLSEKYQCSGLDLSEGMLKKAKIKLKGKNVPLFLGDMREFDTNEKYDVIYSFFDTVNHLTSLEDLNDLFNSVKNSLNENGIYIFDVVDREFMEKMFPNDIYADSRKDFAMIWEHFYDEEENLDQIEASYFIKNKNGTYDRLNEFYEKRIFTYKEIEDCVKNSGLSLEKCEENQDLAGKRYFYILKNK, via the coding sequence ATGTATAAAAATTTTTCGAAAGTTTATGATAAATTTATGGAAATTTGTGATTATAATGAATGGGTTTCTTTATTAGAAAGTTATATTAAGGATTATAATCAATCAGGAAATAAAATTTTAGATTTAGGTTGTGGAACAGGAGAGACTTTAGTAAGACTTAGTGAAAAATATCAATGTTCTGGGTTAGATCTTTCAGAGGGAATGTTAAAAAAAGCTAAGATAAAACTAAAAGGAAAAAATGTTCCTCTATTTCTTGGAGATATGAGAGAGTTTGACACAAATGAAAAATATGATGTAATCTATTCATTTTTCGATACAGTAAATCATCTTACTTCATTAGAAGATTTAAATGATTTGTTTAATAGTGTAAAAAATTCTTTAAATGAAAATGGTATCTATATTTTTGATGTAGTGGATAGAGAGTTTATGGAAAAGATGTTTCCAAATGATATTTATGCAGATTCAAGAAAAGATTTTGCAATGATATGGGAGCATTTTTATGACGAAGAGGAAAACTTAGATCAGATAGAGGCTTCATATTTTATAAAAAATAAAAATGGAACTTATGATAGACTAAATGAGTTTTATGAAAAAAGAATATTTACTTACAAAGAGATTGAAGACTGTGTAAAAAATTCAGGTCTTTCTTTGGAGAAATGTGAAGAAAATCAAGATTTGGCAGGGAAAAGATATTTTTATATTTTAAAAAATAAATAA
- a CDS encoding winged helix-turn-helix transcriptional regulator produces the protein MDLKKQYNCYFEMTLDIMGGKWKPIILYYINHNGVARHSDLKRFIPSINERMLTRQLRELENDMLITRKVYPVVPPKVEYSLTECGKSLIPILTSLIEWGKNYAHSMDYKNFKMDIPDDKETVER, from the coding sequence ATGGATTTAAAAAAACAATATAACTGCTATTTTGAAATGACACTTGATATAATGGGTGGAAAGTGGAAACCAATAATTTTATATTACATAAATCATAATGGAGTAGCAAGACACAGCGATTTAAAAAGATTTATTCCTAGTATAAATGAAAGAATGTTAACAAGACAGTTGAGAGAATTAGAAAATGATATGCTTATAACAAGAAAAGTTTATCCAGTCGTACCACCAAAGGTAGAATATTCTTTAACCGAATGTGGAAAAAGTTTAATTCCGATTCTGACCTCTTTGATAGAATGGGGGAAAAATTACGCTCACTCAATGGATTATAAAAATTTCAAAATGGATATACCTGATGACAAAGAAACTGTGGAAAGATAA
- a CDS encoding FAD-dependent oxidoreductase yields the protein MKKVLIVGGVAGGASTATRLRRLNEDLEIILFEKGQHVSFANCGLPYHIGGVIENRESLLVQTPESLKERFNLDIRVNSEVISVNSQEKSVMVKTKNGEEYKESFDYLVLAPGAKPLVPPIDGIGGKNIYTLRNVTDLDKIMEKIKSVKEAIVIGGGFIGVEVAENLQEIGITTTLIEAAPNILAPFDSEMSNILEAQLANNGINLLTNNKVIKFQNEDEEVLVSLENGNVIKGDIVILAIGVSPDTKFLNNSGINLGERGHILVNEHLETNIKDIYALGDAILVKHFVTGQDVAIALAGPANRQGRIVAGNISGKDEIYKGSFGTSIIKVFNLTGGATGLNERSLKSLGKNFEKIYLHPNDHAGYYPGATPISIKLLYEKETKKVLGAQAVGLNGVDKFIDVIATVLKFRGTIDDLSELDLAYSPPYSSAKSPANMSGFIGQNIEDGLIEQSYVEDLENFDREKQIILDVREELELIGGKFENSINIPLSQLRKRFSELPKDKEILTYCAVGLRGYIASRFLISKGYKVKNIAGGFKSKLSEIKVSKKEINNEIKNDNNTPIDEKDYLNLSGLSCPGPLVKIKNKIDELNQDDILKVKVTDPGFYNDIQSWAKVTKNRLVELKKQDKTIYATLQKGLGNEINSNNKENKIIETNDAMTIVVFSGELDKAIAAFIIANGALAMGKKVTMFFTFWGLSILRKKSLPNKSSLEKMFDMMLPKNSKGLPLSKMNFFGMGSKMIRDIMNRKNIMSLEELMKKSIEDGANLVACTMSMDVMGIKEEELVDGISFGGVGQYLGEADKSNNNLFI from the coding sequence ATGAAAAAAGTTTTAATTGTTGGTGGAGTTGCTGGTGGAGCTTCTACTGCCACTAGACTTAGAAGATTAAATGAAGATTTAGAAATAATTTTATTTGAAAAAGGACAACACGTTTCTTTTGCCAATTGTGGTTTACCATATCATATTGGTGGAGTAATTGAAAATAGAGAAAGTTTATTAGTTCAAACTCCTGAAAGTTTAAAAGAAAGATTTAATCTTGATATAAGAGTTAATAGTGAGGTTATCTCAGTAAATTCTCAAGAAAAATCTGTAATGGTTAAAACTAAAAATGGAGAAGAGTACAAAGAATCTTTTGATTATCTTGTATTAGCTCCTGGAGCAAAACCTTTAGTTCCTCCTATTGATGGAATTGGCGGAAAAAATATCTATACTCTTAGAAATGTAACTGACCTTGATAAAATTATGGAAAAAATAAAATCTGTTAAAGAGGCTATTGTTATTGGTGGAGGATTTATCGGAGTAGAAGTTGCTGAAAATCTACAAGAGATAGGTATCACAACAACTCTTATAGAGGCTGCTCCTAATATATTAGCTCCTTTCGACAGCGAGATGTCAAATATTTTAGAGGCTCAGCTTGCAAACAACGGAATTAATCTACTAACAAATAATAAAGTTATAAAATTCCAAAATGAAGATGAAGAAGTTTTAGTTTCTCTTGAAAATGGAAATGTTATTAAAGGAGATATCGTAATTTTAGCTATTGGTGTTTCTCCTGATACAAAGTTTTTAAATAATTCTGGAATAAATCTTGGAGAGAGAGGTCATATATTAGTAAATGAGCATCTTGAAACTAACATAAAAGATATTTACGCCCTTGGAGATGCTATCCTTGTAAAACATTTTGTAACTGGTCAAGATGTGGCTATCGCCCTTGCTGGTCCTGCTAATAGACAAGGAAGAATTGTAGCTGGAAATATTTCTGGAAAAGATGAGATTTATAAAGGAAGTTTTGGAACTTCTATAATAAAAGTTTTTAATCTTACTGGAGGAGCTACTGGATTAAATGAAAGAAGTTTAAAATCTCTTGGTAAAAACTTTGAAAAAATCTATCTTCACCCTAATGACCACGCTGGATATTATCCAGGAGCTACACCTATCTCTATAAAACTTTTATATGAAAAAGAAACTAAAAAAGTTTTGGGAGCTCAAGCTGTTGGACTTAATGGTGTTGATAAATTTATAGATGTTATTGCAACGGTTCTTAAATTTAGAGGAACTATTGATGATTTGTCTGAACTTGATTTAGCTTATTCTCCACCTTATTCTTCTGCAAAATCTCCTGCAAATATGAGTGGATTTATTGGTCAAAATATAGAAGATGGTTTAATAGAGCAATCATATGTTGAAGATCTTGAAAATTTCGACAGAGAAAAACAAATAATTTTAGATGTAAGAGAAGAGCTTGAACTTATTGGCGGAAAATTTGAAAATTCTATAAATATTCCTCTTAGCCAATTAAGAAAAAGATTTTCTGAACTTCCAAAGGATAAAGAAATTTTAACTTATTGTGCTGTTGGGCTTAGAGGGTATATTGCTAGTAGATTTTTAATATCTAAAGGGTACAAAGTAAAAAATATTGCTGGTGGATTTAAAAGCAAATTATCTGAAATAAAAGTTTCAAAAAAAGAAATAAATAATGAAATAAAAAATGATAATAATACTCCCATTGATGAAAAAGATTATCTAAATCTTTCTGGACTTTCTTGCCCAGGACCACTTGTAAAAATAAAAAATAAAATCGACGAACTTAACCAAGACGATATTTTAAAAGTAAAAGTTACTGATCCAGGATTTTATAACGATATTCAAAGTTGGGCTAAGGTTACAAAAAATAGATTGGTTGAACTTAAAAAACAAGATAAAACAATCTATGCTACTTTACAAAAAGGTTTGGGAAATGAAATAAATTCTAATAACAAAGAAAATAAAATTATTGAAACTAATGATGCTATGACTATTGTAGTTTTTAGTGGAGAGCTAGACAAAGCTATCGCGGCATTTATTATTGCAAATGGAGCTTTAGCAATGGGAAAAAAAGTAACAATGTTCTTTACTTTCTGGGGATTATCAATCCTTAGAAAAAAATCTCTACCAAATAAATCAAGCTTAGAAAAAATGTTTGATATGATGCTTCCAAAAAATAGCAAAGGTTTACCTCTATCAAAAATGAACTTCTTCGGAATGGGATCTAAAATGATCAGAGATATAATGAATAGGAAAAATATTATGTCTCTTGAAGAACTTATGAAAAAAAGTATAGAAGATGGAGCTAACTTAGTGGCTTGTACTATGTCAATGGACGTTATGGGAATAAAAGAGGAAGAATTAGTTGATGGAATCTCTTTTGGTGGCGTAGGACAATATCTTGGTGAAGCTGACAAATCAAATAATAATCTGTTCATTTAA
- a CDS encoding NifB/NifX family molybdenum-iron cluster-binding protein gives MPRCKKVRCCRTLNGEYIFKPNGIPLSETEIIEIEIDELEALRLCDYEGKNQIETAEIMKVSRGTIQRLLNSGRKKILEGLLYQQSIKLKNTHLEYTKENIGDDTMSNEILRVGFPTNDEITVEEHFGHCAKFAVFSIEDGKIVKKEILVAPEHAPGVFPKFIAANNINVVITGGMGQRAIDLIKANGGEVILGACGNIEDVLKVYLEGELYSKGSACTHHHHDHE, from the coding sequence ATGCCTAGATGTAAAAAAGTAAGATGTTGTAGAACTCTTAATGGTGAATATATTTTTAAACCAAATGGTATTCCTCTTTCTGAAACTGAAATAATTGAAATAGAGATTGATGAGCTTGAGGCTTTGAGACTCTGTGATTATGAAGGAAAAAATCAAATTGAAACTGCTGAGATTATGAAAGTTTCTAGGGGAACTATCCAAAGACTTTTAAATAGTGGAAGAAAAAAAATCTTAGAGGGACTTTTATACCAACAATCAATTAAACTAAAAAATACACATTTAGAATATACAAAAGAAAATATAGGAGATGATACTATGAGTAATGAAATTTTAAGAGTTGGATTTCCAACAAATGATGAAATAACTGTTGAGGAACATTTTGGACATTGTGCAAAATTTGCTGTATTCTCTATTGAAGACGGAAAAATTGTAAAAAAAGAAATACTTGTTGCACCTGAACACGCACCTGGAGTTTTCCCTAAATTTATCGCTGCTAATAATATAAATGTAGTTATAACAGGTGGAATGGGACAAAGAGCAATCGACCTTATAAAAGCTAACGGTGGAGAAGTTATACTTGGAGCTTGTGGAAATATTGAGGACGTTTTAAAAGTATATCTTGAAGGAGAACTTTACTCTAAAGGATCAGCTTGTACTCATCATCACCACGACCACGAATAA
- a CDS encoding NifB/NifX family molybdenum-iron cluster-binding protein, which translates to MKLAIALKENDYNSFVDERFGRTPFFIIIDSDTKEFEIIENEAKDEATDAGLKAVKNLLKYEIDTIIAREIGPKAGELIYDLEIPTFKFKDLEKVDEIVKAFNENTLEKYDLSSKPMGLRKA; encoded by the coding sequence ATGAAACTTGCAATAGCACTTAAAGAAAATGATTACAATTCATTTGTTGATGAAAGATTTGGTAGAACACCTTTTTTTATTATTATTGATAGTGATACAAAGGAATTTGAAATAATAGAAAATGAGGCAAAAGATGAGGCAACAGATGCTGGATTAAAAGCTGTAAAAAATCTTTTAAAGTATGAAATAGATACGATAATAGCTAGAGAAATTGGACCAAAAGCTGGAGAGTTAATCTACGATTTAGAAATTCCTACTTTCAAATTTAAAGATTTAGAAAAAGTTGATGAAATAGTTAAGGCTTTCAACGAAAATACTCTAGAAAAATATGACCTTTCTTCAAAACCAATGGGGCTTAGAAAAGCTTAG
- a CDS encoding P-loop NTPase: MKLAILSGKGGTGKTTVSSNLAYITKNLLIDTDIEEPNSHIFLKPKDIETTPCFTHYPIVDAEKCNLCGKCGDFCRFNAIIPSRKKVLVFEESCHDCGGCEIICDFKAITYEKREIGNIFSGKTFFNSPMKYGKLNIGEMSGVKIIKDIYSKTKESDFIIDCPPGTSCTTVASVEVADFAVIVTEPSPFGLSDMKLVVELLKDLKIPFGIIINKSLGDDREILNFALENKISILGKIPFDKDIAKNYAKGEVLSHISPKYKEIFENILNEVKKYEI, encoded by the coding sequence TTGAAACTTGCAATTTTAAGTGGTAAAGGTGGTACAGGTAAAACAACCGTAAGTTCAAACCTTGCCTATATTACAAAAAATCTTTTAATTGATACAGATATTGAAGAGCCTAACTCACATATATTTTTAAAACCAAAAGATATCGAAACTACTCCTTGCTTTACTCATTACCCAATAGTTGACGCTGAAAAATGTAATTTATGTGGAAAATGTGGGGATTTTTGTAGATTTAATGCTATTATTCCTAGTAGAAAAAAAGTTTTAGTTTTTGAAGAAAGTTGCCACGACTGTGGAGGTTGCGAAATTATTTGCGACTTCAAAGCTATCACTTATGAAAAAAGAGAGATTGGAAATATTTTCTCAGGAAAAACTTTTTTTAATTCTCCAATGAAATATGGAAAACTGAATATAGGTGAGATGTCTGGAGTAAAAATCATAAAAGATATTTATTCTAAAACTAAAGAATCTGATTTTATAATCGACTGCCCACCAGGGACATCTTGTACAACTGTGGCTTCTGTTGAAGTAGCTGATTTTGCAGTTATTGTTACTGAGCCATCTCCTTTTGGTCTTAGTGATATGAAACTTGTAGTGGAACTTTTAAAAGATTTAAAAATACCTTTTGGAATAATAATAAATAAATCTTTGGGAGATGATAGAGAAATTTTAAATTTTGCATTAGAAAATAAAATATCTATTCTTGGAAAAATCCCATTTGATAAAGATATTGCAAAAAATTATGCAAAGGGAGAGGTTTTATCTCATATAAGTCCAAAATATAAAGAGATTTTTGAAAATATCTTAAATGAGGTGAAGAAATATGAAATTTAA
- a CDS encoding ATP-binding protein has product MKFNEIVVISGKGGTGKTTVTASLIPYFDNLIIGDCDVDAPNLKILLSPKDLEKKEFFGMKKFVRDMSLCKECGKCFKVCKFSAIDNPTKCEGCGVCQIVCPFGAIKEIDNKAGNLFISDTSYGEMVHASLIPGEENSGKLVAEVRKTTKSIAERENKQNIILDGAPGIACNVISSLTGVKKAVVVVEPTLSGLHDLERVLDLIKRFRIEPFFIINKYDLSLEISEKLEKFLNKKNYKISVKIPFNKEIFDSINQKQIPSKYIPKFFEEIDFDKLAEDLKK; this is encoded by the coding sequence ATGAAATTTAATGAAATAGTTGTAATTTCTGGTAAAGGTGGTACTGGTAAAACCACTGTAACTGCTTCCCTTATTCCGTATTTTGATAATCTTATAATAGGAGATTGTGATGTTGATGCTCCCAACCTAAAAATACTACTTTCTCCAAAGGATCTAGAAAAAAAAGAGTTCTTTGGAATGAAAAAATTTGTAAGGGATATGTCTCTTTGTAAAGAGTGTGGAAAATGTTTTAAAGTTTGTAAATTTTCTGCCATTGATAATCCTACAAAATGTGAGGGTTGCGGAGTTTGTCAGATTGTTTGTCCATTTGGTGCTATAAAAGAGATAGACAATAAAGCTGGAAATCTTTTTATATCTGATACTTCCTATGGAGAGATGGTTCACGCCTCTCTTATTCCGGGAGAAGAAAATTCTGGAAAACTTGTGGCAGAGGTTAGAAAAACTACAAAATCCATAGCTGAAAGAGAAAATAAGCAAAATATTATTTTAGATGGGGCTCCGGGGATTGCTTGTAATGTTATAAGCTCTTTAACAGGTGTTAAAAAAGCTGTAGTAGTTGTAGAGCCTACACTTTCTGGACTTCACGATTTAGAGAGAGTTTTGGATTTAATAAAAAGATTTAGAATAGAGCCTTTTTTTATAATCAATAAATATGATTTATCTTTGGAGATTTCTGAGAAGTTAGAAAAATTCCTAAATAAAAAAAATTATAAAATCTCTGTAAAAATTCCTTTTAATAAAGAGATTTTTGATAGTATAAACCAAAAACAAATTCCTTCAAAATATATTCCAAAATTTTTTGAGGAAATTGACTTTGATAAATTAGCTGAAGATTTAAAAAAATAG
- the glmM gene encoding phosphoglucosamine mutase codes for MRKYFGTDGIRGEANRELSADLAMRLGYALGYYLKKNNPDKKKIKVIMGSDTRISGYMLRSALTAGLNSMGINIDFVGVIPTPGVAYITQVKEAEAGIMISASHNPAKDNGIKIFGKDGCKLPDEIEEELEGYMDSLEEITKNPIAGDELGKFKYAQDDYFLYRDHLKSIVRGDFSGMKIILDAANGSAYRAAKDVFLSLGAEIVVINDAPNGTNINVKCGSTHPEILSKVVVGYEADLGLAYDGDADRLIAVDKNGNIVDGDKVIATLAVEMKKKNLLNGNRVVTTVMSNMGLESFLNENGIVLVRANVGDRYVLEKMKLQGLNLGGEQSGHIIMLDYGTTGDGIQTSLKLVETLRDSGKSLAEVVEKIKDWPQVLINVRAKDNSAKNSWSSNKKIEAVILEKEKEMASQGRVLVRTSGTEPIVRVMVEGKDGEMVKRIANEIADVVKAELA; via the coding sequence ATGAGAAAATACTTTGGAACAGATGGAATTAGAGGAGAGGCAAATAGAGAATTATCGGCAGATCTAGCAATGAGACTTGGATATGCTTTGGGATATTATTTAAAGAAAAATAATCCTGATAAGAAAAAAATAAAAGTTATAATGGGATCTGACACAAGAATATCTGGTTATATGTTAAGATCAGCTCTTACAGCAGGATTAAACTCAATGGGAATAAATATTGATTTCGTTGGTGTAATTCCTACACCGGGAGTTGCATATATCACTCAAGTAAAAGAAGCTGAAGCTGGAATAATGATATCTGCATCACACAATCCTGCAAAAGACAATGGAATCAAAATTTTTGGAAAAGATGGTTGCAAACTTCCTGATGAAATAGAAGAAGAATTAGAAGGATATATGGATTCTTTAGAAGAAATAACTAAAAATCCAATAGCTGGAGATGAATTAGGAAAATTCAAATATGCTCAAGATGATTATTTCCTATATAGAGATCACTTAAAATCAATTGTTAGAGGTGATTTCTCAGGAATGAAAATCATATTAGACGCAGCTAATGGTTCAGCTTATAGAGCTGCAAAAGATGTATTTTTATCACTTGGAGCTGAAATTGTAGTTATAAATGACGCTCCTAATGGAACAAATATAAATGTAAAATGTGGTTCTACTCACCCAGAAATTTTATCAAAAGTTGTTGTTGGATACGAGGCTGATTTAGGACTTGCTTATGATGGAGATGCTGACAGATTAATTGCTGTTGATAAAAATGGAAATATAGTAGACGGAGATAAAGTTATAGCTACTCTTGCTGTTGAAATGAAAAAGAAAAATCTTTTAAATGGAAATAGAGTAGTAACAACTGTTATGAGTAATATGGGTCTTGAATCTTTCCTAAATGAAAATGGAATAGTTTTAGTAAGAGCAAATGTTGGAGATAGATATGTTCTTGAAAAAATGAAACTTCAAGGTCTAAATCTTGGTGGAGAACAATCAGGACATATTATAATGCTAGACTATGGAACTACTGGAGATGGAATTCAAACTTCATTAAAATTAGTTGAAACATTAAGAGATTCTGGAAAATCTTTAGCTGAAGTGGTTGAAAAAATAAAAGATTGGCCACAAGTATTAATAAATGTAAGAGCGAAAGATAATAGCGCTAAAAATTCATGGAGCTCTAATAAAAAAATAGAAGCTGTAATTCTTGAAAAAGAAAAAGAGATGGCAAGTCAAGGAAGAGTTTTAGTTAGAACATCTGGAACTGAGCCAATAGTAAGAGTAATGGTTGAGGGAAAAGATGGAGAAATGGTAAAAAGAATAGCTAATGAGATAGCTGATGTAGTAAAAGCTGAATTAGCATAA